A stretch of the Zeugodacus cucurbitae isolate PBARC_wt_2022May chromosome 6, idZeuCucr1.2, whole genome shotgun sequence genome encodes the following:
- the LOC128922448 gene encoding jerky protein homolog-like encodes MWTVFMPPNVTALIQPMDQNAIRLTKLFYRNSLLSSVVQKENINTALKDLTLFNAVQLIAAALEKVSGVVLEKCWKNILINKTTPDDEDDEDNIPLADLQIREDLSLMESTLSFIHTVFPQTNFNTDDFEAWNSVVNVLVEENPSAENELAIEISEEGDTAAVVAVPPIKHTDAIDCFEKCIKWSEENNVEQEKIFLLKSLHQKAQDLKISRPQKQMSITNFFSVE; translated from the exons ATGTGGACAGTGTTTATGCCACCGAATGTAACGGCTTTAATTCAACCGATGGACCAGAACGCGATTCGCCTCACCAAATTATTTTACCGAAATTCTTTACTGAGCAGTGTAGTgcaaaaggaaaatataaacaCAGCGTTAAAGGACCTCACCCTTTTCAATGCAGTTCAACTTATTGCTGCAGCTTTGGAAAAAGTTTCAGGGGTTGTTCTTGAGAAGTGTTGGAAaaacatattaattaataaaaccacACCAGACGATGAAGATGATGAGGACAATATACCTCTAGCAGATTTGCAAATCAGAGAAGACCTTTCTCTTATGGAGAGCACACTTTCTTTTATCCATACAGTGTTTCCCCAG acaaaCTTCAACACTGATGATTTTGAAGCATGGAACAGTGTAGTCAATGTACTTGTAGAAGAGAACCCGAGTGCTGAAAATGAACTAGCTATAGAAATTTCGGAGGAAGGTGATACCGCTGCAGTTGTAGCTGTGCCGCCAATAAAGCATACTGATGCCATCGACTGCTTTGAGAAGTGTATCAAATGGTCTGAAGAAAACAACGTGGaacaggaaaaaatatttttattgaaaagcctACATCAAAAGGCACAGGATCTCAAAATTTCTCGCCCACAAAAGCAAATGAGCATAACAAATTTCTTTTCAGTTGAATAA